The Artemia franciscana unplaced genomic scaffold, ASM3288406v1 PGA_scaffold_33, whole genome shotgun sequence genome includes a region encoding these proteins:
- the LOC136041694 gene encoding uncharacterized protein LOC136041694, whose protein sequence is MWRSLRDGYMREKRSQMLTKSGSAAVKEKKPWKWYNHMIFLSDHISFRPTQSNFELPIRVEVGSGGEIQETEEPEENVIYEDSGQVQLDYVEETNPILFESPNGRTSSCSFAQPRSPTPKRKKASKGECSKSKFERDLIGIVGKEQDPDEMFCLVLAADIKKLSDKKKAFIKFKIQELLFKLSIDQISLD, encoded by the exons ATGTGGCGTTCTCTAAGAGACGGATATATGAGAGAGAAACGCTCTCAGATGCTGACAAAGAGTGGATCAGCAGCAGTGAAGGAGAAGAAGCCCTGGAAATGGTACAACCACATGATCTTCCTGAGTGACCATATTTCATTTAGACCAACACAGTCAAACTTTGAGTTACCAATTAGG gtTGAAGTTGGGTCAGGCGGAGAGATCCAAGAGACAGAGGAACCCGAAGAAAATGTCATATATGAAGACAGTGGCCAGGTCCAGTTAGACTATGTGGAAGAAACGAATCCTATCTTGTTTGAATCCCCAAATGGCAGGACATCGTCGTGCTCATTCGCTCAGCCCAGGTCCCCCACCCCGAAGAGAAAGAAAGCTTCAAAGGGAGAGTGTTCAAAGTCAAAATTCGAGAGAGATCTGATCGGTATTGTTGGAAAGGAGCAAGACCCAGACGAGATGTTTTGTCTTGTTCTTGCTGCAGATATTAAAAAACTAAGTGACAAAAAGAAagctttcatcaaatttaaaattcaggaGCTTCTTTTCAAATTGTCTATTGATCAGATCTCTCTCGACTGA
- the LOC136041693 gene encoding uncharacterized protein LOC136041693: MRALSQIQKKAIAAYLLSKRRKQEQLYGSAKQATRRWWVRPVLRKRETDGAFSKLVQDLEKEDPQWYFEYLRMTPTKFKELLAIVKSKIEKKHTNWRRPISAATRLALTIRHLATGESKRSLSYQYLIGRSTVTLIVAETTEAIWTSMKSQCLKPPTQSTFQTIADKFMRRWDFPNCIGAIDGKYIRLRCPENSGSTYFCHKRFFSVVLMAVVDADYKFQFVDVGAEGSAGDSSIFARSSFGCAILNGTIETPEPKPIPNGTILPHVFVADEAFPLKMNIMRPFPGGLSVADRQKRVYNYRLSRARLVVENAFGILAARWRIFNSPINCKLETVDSIVKACCCLHNFVMSENSQYCPINFVDAQSGNREIIPGAWRTMVSDNWLQRQQRQGANNFAVTPMTIRTKFLEYFNSGQGALPWQEEYLFG; the protein is encoded by the exons ATGAGAGCATTAAGCCAAATCCAGAAGAAGGCTATTGCAGCGTATCTTCTGAGTAAGCGAAGAAAGCAG GAGCAGCTATATGGAAGTGCAAAACAAGCTACACGGAGGTGGTGGGTCAGACCAGTCCttagaaaaagagaaacagaTGGTGCCTTCAGCAAATTGGTGCAGGATCTAGAAAAGGAAGATCCACAATGGTATTTCGAATACCTTAGAATGACTCCTACAAAATTCAAGGAACTCTTAGCAATTGTTAAAAGTAAGATTGAGAAGAAACATACCAATTGGAGGAGACCTATTTCAGCAGCTACGAGACTTGCACTGACGATCAGGCATCTTGCTACAGGAGAGTCAAAGAGGTCTTTGTCCTACCAGTATTTGATTGGCCGTTCGACAGTCACTCTTATAGTGGCAGAAACGACAGAGGCCATTTGGACTAGCATGAAAAGCCAATGTTTGAAGCCACCAACCCAATCCACGTTCCAGACAATCGCTGACAAGTTTATGAGGCGGTGGGACTTTCCAAATTGCATAGGAGCAATTGATGGAAAATATATCAGGTTGAGATGCCCAGAAAACAGTGGCTCTACGTATTTCTGCCACAAGAGATTCTTTAGTGTTGTACTGATGGCAGTTGTTGATGCTGACTATAAGTTTCAGTTTGTAGACGTTGGAGCAGAGGGTAGTGCTGGTGACTCAAGTATATTTGCCAGGTCATCGTTTGGGTGTGCCATTCTGAACGGAACAATTGAAACTCCTGAGCCTAAGCCCATCCCTAATGGGACCATCTTACCACATGTTTTCGTAGCTGACGAGGCATTCCCCTTGAAAATGAACATAATGAGACCATTTCCAGGTGGCTTGAGTGTAGCTGACAGGCAGAAAAGGGTCTACAATTACCGTTTGTCTCGAGCTCGCTTGGTTGTAGAAAACGCATTTGGAATCTTAGCTGCACGCTggcgtatttttaactcaccTATTAATTGCAAACTTGAAACAGTTGATTCAATAGTCAAAGCTTGCTGTTGCTTGCACAATTTCGTAATGAGCGAGAACTCGCAGTATTGTCCAATTAACTTCGTAGATGCCCAGAGTGGAAACAGGGAGATTATCCCTGGAGCCTGGAGAACCATGGTCTCTGATAACTGGCTTCAGCGGCAGCAACGTCAGGGAGCAAACAATTTCGCAGTTACTCCCATGACAATAAGGACGAAATTTCTGGAATACTTCAATTCAGGGCAGGGCGCCCTACCATGGCAGGAAGAGTACCTGTTTGGATAA
- the LOC136041703 gene encoding zinc finger protein 664-like, whose amino-acid sequence MDLPQISNMAELITTSEGSFIKKEADDSSPCNSNPPFHIPNDFLSAKLEDVPLLTLPNISGQCKFEYDAQGSGHLCSENEGRFSPHVSGLYAQGNTSLVVSKNPCISGLSNPFALESEAKGFENDKACLKSHLHSKKFRKFEGHQRSHKGEKRYKCEVCDKIFSQKAYLNSHQIVHTGEKPYNCHICDKTFSHSQVLKTHQRVHTGEKPFKCGVCDKTFSQAASLNAHHRLHSSEKTFKCDLCEKTFSEAGNLKQHQRVHTGEKPYKCDVCDKIFSQAGNLKQHQRVHTGEKLFKCDVCDKTFSRSSSLKQHQRVHTGEKPFKCNKCDKTFSRLYTLKTHQRVHTGENPFKYDACN is encoded by the exons ATGGACTTGCCTCAAATTTCGAATATGGCTGAGCTTATCACAACATCTGAGGggtcttttattaaaaaag aagcTGATGATTCTTCACCATGTAACAGCAATCCGCCCTTTCACATTCCAAACGATTTTTTGTCTGCAAAACTTGAAGATGTTCCTTTGCTTACTTTACCCAATATTTCAGGACAATGTAAATTTGAATATGATGCCCAGGGATCAGGACACTTATGTTCTGAAAATGAAG GTCGCTTTTCACCACACGTGTCTGGACTATACGCACAGGGAAATACATCACTAGTTGTTTCAAAGAATCCATGTATAAGTGGTCTCTCAAATCCGTTTGCATTGGAATCTGAAGCAAAAGGCTTCGAAAATGATAAAGCATGTTTGAAAAGTCACCTGCATAGTAAAAAGTTCAGAAAATTTGAAGGGCATCAAAGATCACATAAAGGAGAAAAGAGGTATAAATGTGAGGTATGTGACAAGATCTTTTCTCAAAAAGCATATTTGAATTCGCATCAAATAGTGCATACGGGTGAGAAACCGTATAATTGTCATATATGTGACAAAACGTTTTctcattcgcaagttttaaagACGCACCAGAGAGTGCATACAGGGGAAAAGCCTTTTAAATGCGGTGTATGTGACAAAACCTTTTCTCAAGCAGCAAGTTTGAATGCGCATCATAGACTGCACTCCAGTGAGAAAACGTTTAAATGTGATTTATGTGAGAAAACCTTTTCTGAAGCAGGAAATTTGAAGCAGCACCAAAGAGTGCATACGGGCGAGAAACCGTATAAGTGTGATGTGTGTGACAAGATCTTTTCTCAAGCAGGAAACTTAAAGCAGCACCAAAGAGTGCATACGGGTGAGAAACTATTTAAGTGTGATGTGTGTGACAAAACCTTTTCTAGATCATCAAGTTTGAAGCAGCACCAAAGAGTGCACAcgggtgagaaaccgtttaaatgtaataaatgtgACAAGACTTTTTCTCGTCTGTATACTTTAAAGACGCACCAGAGAGTGCATACAGGTGaaaatccttttaaatatgatgcatgtaactag